The Pyrus communis chromosome 8, drPyrComm1.1, whole genome shotgun sequence region GTAAGATATTATGTTCATTCACGCAAATATAAAGACGATATTTTTATGATATATTCTGTATTAAATTGTAAATTATTGTGAATGGATTGACGATCCGTCATAAAGCATCTTTCTAAATATCCTATCATCTGTCAAAATCAAAACTTGGGGTTTGTGGGGATTGTGATTCTGTTGGCAATTGGTAGGGTTCATTAACACAATGCGTGCATGCATGAACCTCATTAGCTATGAAATGACAAAGAAGAGGAAGTATTGTGAGTTGTGAGGACTGCATGCCAGCCGCAAAAGATGGAATCGTCTTTGGGTTCATGCATGTTGCATTGTCATCGACTTGAACGACATTGGTCCGAACCATCGGAACAAACTTGGACTTAAACTAAACCTTGTATGTATCAGATTATCAACCACTtcaaaaacaattgaaaaaacaaacacaacgtttttgttaattataattatatacaACTAATCATAGGCTATAAACAATGCAACACTTCCAGCTACTATAACTAGATTGTATAATCTTAAAGTCGAAAATTGGCATTATGGTGGTTAATCATCGGCTTCAAACAAATATGCAACACTTCCAGCTACtataccaattggttttatgatgaaacctcaACTTCCGTCATGGTATAAGAGCAAGTTGTACCATCTACAAAGCCTAACGGCTGCATGTGCTATGTGTCACCTCAGTTGTGTTGTACGCGTGTTTCGCTTAAAAATTCGAAACATGTGAGAGGCTGTGTTGAGATGAATCCGACATATAAAAGGAGGGACTTTACATGAGCTTTTAAGTAATTATGTTAGGCTACTCCCCATGGTCAATTGATTTATGGTAGATCCTAAACTTCCTTCACTATTTTAGAGGTGTGTCTCCTTGTGGACTATGTTGTAATTAACGAATTTTTATTATACACATGTTATGATCAAAACCATTCATTCTCTGTTAGCTATCAGATCATGtattaaaaaatgataaatcAGATCAAAGATTGTTTGGCGATATATGTATTAAGTCAATGTACGGTCTATCAtgataattttaattaattgttcTCATAATCATCGATTTTTCTGACACGTAATAACAATCAACGGCCAAGCAAAAGGAAACACTTTGGAGAAATGATTCTTGGGTCCgtgtatggttttggttggACACTTTGGAGAGATGTTACACATGAGCTGCTGGCCATATATCATTAAGCAAAAAAGGACACGTTTTTCTTTCCCTTTAAGGCAATCTCCCAAAAATTGAAGTTTCATCGACGAACCTTTACATCCTTACTCCCTTTTTGGCCTTGCCTTTCTACACCTACTTCTCCTATGCTTAAAAGCTTGCACCAACTTTTACATTGAACCAAACTTTGGAACACGTGGCTGGAAACCCATGAACCTCATTGTAAGAGGAAATAGATTTTTTGATGTATTAGAGATACGGTCCAAAAAACCACATATAATAAGATTTTTTGATGTATTAGAGATACGGTCCAAAAAACCACATATAATAGgataattgattaaaaatttaatttagtgTATGACATTTAATATTTCAAGCTGTGTTTCTAACGCTCTAAAAAGTTTCTCGTAAAAAGAATAATTTAATCATATAGCTTTAACATGTCACATGTGACACCAAAAAAGATTGCTCACGAAACTTCTTGCTACTTGCTCGGTTACTTCTTGATGAACTAAAGTTTATCAAAAGAACCCAACTCCGTGTGAGATTTCTTCTGTTTTTGAAGCTTCCCCATATTTGTCAATCACCAAATTTATACTGTTGTCTACTATTTTGGCCCTTATCCTTCTACTATGAAACAAAAAGGGCGAATCTTGTATACAGTCCGGAATATATATCACTGTGAATAGTTAAGATTTCTTTTGATTCGATAAAAGCAATGTTGATTAAACATACCGTGTTGTAAAATCTCAACTACAAAtaaatcttaaaaacaaaaccgtttAATCAACTGAATTACAAACTGTCTGCTAAATTGttgttcatttttaattttgacgTAGTTTGTCCCAAATGATGGTGCCAACAAGTTAGAAAGATAGAAAGATGAGGAAAGTGCCAAAAGCCACAGAATGTGTTTCATCATTTCATGTTATGGGTTCCCTTCCCCTCGTCCTTTTCCACAGGATTCGATTTGATATGGATAGCTGGCTGGTGGCTGCTCTCTTTATGCCAATTTGTCATTCCCCACATTATTTTAATCCAAAGTATTTTCCATGAACCGCGATAACGACACGTCATCACCAGACTCCTCCCTCACTTTCTTTCTCGCTGCCACCCGCAAGCATCCCTTCTTTGAACGAGGATCGTCTCTGGATATTTTTCGGGAAATTCTAGAGATTTTTAAAttgtgttcgtttatcgtatattgtgcagttaatttttatcaagtactactcatatttaattttaaataaaaatattttaaataatttttaaccatacgatgtacgataaacatatataatttgAGGGTTCTCGAGATCTCACAAAGAAAATCCGGAAATGATCCTCATTCCTCTTCTTTGTTGCCGACCAAGTTATCTCGTGCCGTCGTGGACCAACGATTTCCCACCACGTCACCGTCAAAACAGTTGTGCCTCTTCTGAAGTTGTCCATGTCTCCGTGATGCGTTGAGCGCCCACCCGCTCCCAATACGTTTGGCGACCAATTTTCCACCTCTCTAACGttcacaaaataacaaaaaaaaaacaagaaaaaaaagaaaggaactaTTTGTTTAATTGTCATCCTGTGCAACACGTCCGCATCAATGTCCATGCAGCCTCGGCAGTTATAAGTATTATTGGATAAATACTCAATGGAGCTGCAACAGCAAGACCATGGGAATATAGTTTTAAGTCAACGAATCAAAGGGTCCGGATTTTGTTGCCCACCTAACCACAATGCCTTCCGCCACCCCATCACCCCCCActctatttttcctttttcttttttcgttaggaaaacaaaacacaaaaagaacaATAAGTTGGCGGCGAGGCCCGGTAGTTACGGAATTCAGTTCCAATCGGTTTCATTTtttatcaaaatcaaaaattgaactaaagttattataaagTTCGGTtcgatttatttttttaaaattttttcaaatcaatttgcattcaattcaattttgattcggttcggtttggagTTCAAACAATGACGAACCGAGTGTGACCTCATCATCTCATCATTAGCTAGgccaaaacttaaaacttttaaaTAGACCGATCACCAATTTCAACCACAAAAAAGACTTTTTCCTGGCACATGGTGAAGAAATATCATTTAAGGTGTGTCTATTGCTTTCATCTGTGTGCTTCATGTACCATTTTTAAACGTAAGTCCAacgaaaattcacaaatttttaaCTTTGGTTACCGACACTAGTCCAAGATCAAAATTCACCACATGAATTGGCTTCGAGGCATCCACATACGACGTATGCAATTGGAGATTAAACACTTGGCCCGAGATCAAAACAGACACAAATTCGGTTATTTGGATAAGGATAAACCTCCCCAATCCTAGTACGTTCCCCCACCCCACTATCCATACTCTACGTGAACACAAACCAAGAGGCAAAGATGCCTCACTGACGTCATCGCACACCCCTTGGTCACAAGAGATTTTTTGATAGGACCGGTACATAGGATGATACATCACGtattattatacaaattgtgagatatgtgtgttaaaaagttaataacttaaaaaataaaatttcacaccACTCATATAAAAACACATTATGTACTTTCCGTATTCCGATCATAAGGAAAACTTTCTCCTTAGTCACCCTCACAGAAAAAATTCTCCTTTTATCTTTTCccacaaattaaaaattaaaagattaaaaagcTACGAACGTTCGTTTGGATCTCCCGCACATATAAATACCCAGTTGGACCCAAATCGAAAGatacaagaaaaacacaaaaaaaaaaattccgacATGGGGAAAATGAACTCAAACTCTCAACATTCTCACGACACGGTTTCTTGGGTAAGAGGAAAATGCATAGGAAGAGGGTCGTTCGGCACCGTCAGCATCGGGGTCAGCAAACCGGACGGTCGTGTCTTCGCCGTCAAATCCGTCGATCAAGCCGCGTGTCTTCCCGGCCAGCTAGAGGCGCTGGAGAACGAAATTCGAATTCTCCGGTCGCTATCCTCTCCGAACGTCGTCAGTTACCTCTGCGACGACGTGTCGTGCGAACCGGGGAGCGGTTCCGCGACGTCGTTTCGGAACCTCCACTTGGAGTACTTGCCAGGTGGCACGGCAGTAGATGCTGAAGTGGACGAAACGACGCTGCGGTCGCGCGTTTGGTGCGTCGTTGCGGCGCTGAGGGACGTTCACTCGAAGGGCATTGTTCACTGCGACGTCAAGGGTAAAAATGTCCTGGTGGGCCCCGCGATTAACCAAGCCAAGCTCGCCGATTTCGGTTCTGCGATTATCTTGTCGGAGGACACGTGTACGGCCAGGATCACACGACGAGGAAGTCCGCTTTGGATGGCACCGGAGGTGATTAACGGGAAATATCAGGGACCGGAGTCCGACGTATGGTCGTTAGGCTGCACGGTTATCGAGATGGTGACCGGAAAGCCTGCGTGGGAGGATCGCGGGTTGGAGACGCTGGCTCGGATCGGGGTTTCGGACGGGTTGCCCCGATTCCCGAGCCGGTTATCGGAAACTGGTCGCGACTTTCTCGACAAGTGTCTGAGGAGGGACCCGAAGGAGCGGTGGAGCTGCGATCAGTTGCTGCAGCATCCATTTTTGGCTTCCCTCTCTCCAAATGCGGTCGCCGCCGACTCGTCACCTCGCTGCGTTCTCGACTGGCCTAACTCCGAGTTCGGTGATCAAAACGAGGACGTTGAGGATGACGAGGACGATGAGGAGTACGAGGTTTCTGCCATGAATAGAATAGGTAAATTGGCGACGATGGGAGGGGCAAACTGGGAATCGGATGGATGGACGGTGGTGAGGAATTATTCAGGTGGCGGGAGCTCTTGCGAGGAAGAAGGGACAAGCGGCGGGGAAAATTCGGATTGTGGAGGGGTAGAGTTGGAAATTGAGAGCTTTAGTGGCGGTGGTTCAGTGGAGCGGGGTGTTAATTACTGTGGCTGGTGCGCGGTTGACGCCAGCGGTTCGAAAATGGAATATATGGCGGTGGAAAGGGTAGAAATTAGAGCAAGGGATTGTCAAAGCTTGTCTAATTTGTGTAGAAgcagattattattatttttatattatttgggGATATTCCTTAATAAATTACGAATCctatttatttgttatattcTTTATATATCATTATCCTGGCATGGAGCATgttgttaaattttattttttggtttgggtCATAATCTTTTTTATTAGTGTAGCACTACTTCTTCACGAGCGTACTACGTCTAAGTAGTCTCTAAACCACCGGGCAATATTGACttatttctaaatatttttgctcaATACGTATTTGTACTTTAAAAATAACCTGGCAAATAAGTCGTATTTATCATGTTCGTATCATTTTCATgatatatttgttattttaatgGGTTGTGACATGcaaacccgttatcttaacatgtGATCCGATAATAACTCGACTCATTAATCGATTGACTGAAATTTATTATTCTCGTATATTTTCATGTCAGGTTAAGAATCGTGCTGAAATTACGAGGCCTACTCTAAGAGATCATCATATTGTGtaccttttgttttttgtggaCTAGTGTGAGAGCAATTGGGATGAGTTGAGTTTGCAAGTGGTTCAAAATTGGTTGCAAATCGGAGCAAGGTTACGCTATCAGATGCTGATAAGGACGGGATTTTGCTAATATATCGTAAACAACAGATGGAAGCAGGCCTGAGGATGAAGAAGCAAGTGGGAAAATGAGCAGACGATGCACTGCAATTTACAAACAAACGACTTGATTTTTCAAAACAGTTGGACAAGGACTATGACTGCTTGTTGACGTATGACATGGTTCACTTGGCCATGAAAGTTCCCATGATTGTGTATTGACTCAATGGAATTATGTGGCTAGAAACAAGTGcaagaaaagataaaaatgatGCGTCTAAATCATTTCTCCAATCTAATAATGGGTTGCAAACACTATAATGTCACAGTTTGGATAACgctacgtttttttttttttggaaacggTTAACACTACACTTTGAAGTCAAACACCAAAGTTTAAATGAATTATTGTTTCGTGTGCATGTTCTCTTGGCGATACTGGGATTAAAGCTAGGAATTTTGAGTGCAAagaattaactaattaaacgacaaacacttagagttcatttggaagtgttttacaatgttgaaagcgtttttaataaaaatgttgTTAGTACCAACCTTTAgcaaaaatataagtgaatcTTGGAAAAttacttcaagtgtttttgaaactcaatttaaaaaaaaaaaaaaaaaaacgttttcaatcattttaaaaatatttccaaaataaTTATTACTCTATTCTGTAAATTAATTTGATTGCAAACTGTTGTAACAATTctgttatttattttgaataaaaatgaaaaatagttcCAAGGGCCACggaaaagtaagaaaaaacAACTAGCCCAATGAGCTCGTACTTCGTAGAAGGGCACCCCATAAACTATAAGAGTACCCACATAGTGGTCATAAAGCCCACACAGCAAAATCAATCGGCCTGTGAAATAAGCCCAACTTCccctaaatattttattttcttgaaaaaaaccTCTTTCATAATGCAACATTCTAAACTAATCTTTGGGGAAGTGACTCGAATCCAGGTTGAAGAGATGACCACCCTATCTTGATCAACTAGATTAACTGTTTACGTTATAGCTGCATTTTGCGCAATACATCTCAATTTATTGACAAACAAAGCCTCTTCaactctctcctccctctcaaaaaaattaaaacagtaACATTGCTTTACAACTTCTTTTAACGGTTTGACAAAGTTACttcaaagaacaaaacaaaacaaaacaaaaatgacgTTTTGTGGGGTTTCTTAGCTACAAAGTGGTTAGAGGTTTCTTAAGTAGCAAGTCTATGTATTAATTGTTCAACGTTAAACAATTTTTGGCTACTATTGGTTGACAATTCACATTCCACGACCCCCATTGCTACCAAACGATGATGAATATGTTTGACCAATAACCATGGAATGTATGATGTATATGGAATGCATGGTACTATAtcttaataatttgattttaagTAAACATACCTTGAATACTACCTAACGTGTCATTAACTGTACTTAAACACGCCCTTAGCATTGCATCCCTTAGCATTGCATTGATCAAATGGTCTAATTTACACGTGCATTTAGTTTTACTATTATCCTTTCATATCGTAAATGGTTTTCTCCTTCCATATTTTAATCAATTATCAGCACTTTAAAGGGATTCCTAATAACTTAACCCGAAAGgcattttaatttatatattgcACCTGAAAAACATCATGTATACTCTTCAAAACAGATGGGCTTGCCAAACAGCGCTACACCTAGCGTCTCATCCatattttttcttataatttaaaGTAATGCTAAGAAGAGTATATTTATGTATCACATTTGTATGACTTATTATGTAAACACGTAtttataaaacaaacaaacaaaaacaatagaTTAAAATCATTAACCGATATGACATGCACACATCACCCGTTGCATTATGTATACAAAAAATGCAATCCGGTATTGTACGTTGACAAGTGCACTTGACTAACCCATGACATTCTCAACGTACAACCCCACTTAGCAATCGATTCACAAATTTTGCGCGACAAAAAACGCATACGATAGCTCCTCCTCTTCTGCATACATTCCCATACTACAAGATCCGCacagactctctctctccccctccccctcctctgCAAATCCACACGCAGAAGGTTCTGCTGTGCCACATTCTTCTCCGCTTATCGGGTCCTCCTACCGAAGCCCCGACCCGGGCACCATGGCCGCCGCTAACGCCCCCATGACGATGAAAGAGGCCCTAACGGTAATGCCACCTTCATCTCGATCCTAATTTCATCAAACCATTTCTGGGTTTTCGTCAGTCGGTCATGCCTCATTGGATCGATCTAGATCCTTTTGAGAACTGCATTTTCACTCTGTTTCCCACTGACCCGTTTGCGAATTATGTATAAATCCGGCGTTTATCTGTGCAAGTTTGTGtattttttgttggatttttggcAATGCGCTTGAGTGATCGAGTGCGATGATGGTGAttgttgatttgaattttgtgtGGTTTTTCAGTTGCCTAGTATTGGGATCAATCCCCAATTCATCACGTTTACGCATGTGACTATGGAATCGGATAAGTACATTTGTGTTAGGGAGACATCGCCGCAGAATAGCGTCGTTATCATCGATATGAGCATGCCCATGCAGCCATTGCGTCGACCCATTACCGCCGACTCGGCTTTGATGAATCCCAATTCCAGAATTCTTGCTTTAAAAGGTATATGATTTGAATTCTTGAAATTAATGTAGTGATGCAATTCCAATGTGTAGTAATGCAATTTCAGCTTATCACTGTGAAATTGAATGTATATTGGAACTGTGTGATTTCTGTTATATGCTGGATGCATTTCCATTTTTTGTGATTGGTAAATTGGCGAGCGTGGAGCATTATTGAAATCGTTTTTTATTTGCGTGGAATTGTTTATAAACCGTCATAGTTTGTGTTGAGTTGTTGATTTTATTGTCTTTTTCTCTTATTATTAGTTGTTGTGGTGATTGTCCTGCTTACAATGGCTGAATTCAATGTGTAGCTCAAGTTCAAGGAACAACTCAGGACCATTTACAAATATTTAACATTGAAATGAAAGCAAAGATGAAATCACATCAGATGCCTGAGCAGGTGATGATCTTGTCCCTTTAGGGCATTCACAATGTCGAATTTGATGCTGTGAAAGatctttatttataattttattttggtaaCTGGTTGTAATCCTAAATTTTTCTGTTTGCTCTTTTTTTCGTTCTTTGTAGATTGTCTTTTGGAAGTGGATTACTCCAAAGATGCTGGGTCTGGTCACACAGACCTCAGTATATCATTGGTTAATTGAAGGTAAGACGTCTTTACAAATCCTTGAATCtggtttcttttatttttttttcttctcattatgTCATCTCTCCACATGAGGTTTTTTACTCTTATATTTTTGCACgtgttttaaatatattttactTTTAGGTGAATCCGAGCCTACAAAGGTCTTTGAGCGGACGGCTAATTTGGCAAACAATCAAATAATCAACTACCGTTGTGATCCTTCGGAAAAGTGGTTGGTCTTAATAGGAATTGCTCCTGGTTCAGCAGAGGTGAGTGATTATCTTGTTGTTTGCTAGTGTGAACTGGCACCTTTATAATTGTACATAActgtatgaaaataatttttctatGTTAATATTTTTAGACATGACCTCTTATcgctattttttcattttactttGTTGTGAAGTTGCTAAAAGATTTAGAAGAGTGGTCAAAATGTTGTGTTGTTTTCAATTCATGGGAGCCGGGATTAGATAAGATGTTCTAGTTGCACTATTATACTTCAGCATTTTATCCGTTTTATTCTCACTGATACTTGGAAGTATGTAATTGCTTTATtgaaaataagattttttttttctttttatttatttacttttatctcattatttatataatttaaCGAGAATGGAACTAATTATGGTTTACCAGATTTAGTGACATCTTCAACAATTAACATATTGCTTCTGCCAAAATGACTGTAGAGGCCACAACTTGTCAAAGGAAATATGCAGCTTTTTTCTGTGGAACAGAAACGTAGTCAGGCTCTTGAAGCACATGCTGCATCGTTTGCCACATATAAAGTGCGGTGCCATACTTCTTTCTCACTTTCTCTTGGCTTAAATATATGCGGTTTACTACTGTGCTATATTCTCTTACTTAATTTTCTGTTACATGCAGGTTCCTGGGAATGAGCATCCATCAATTCTTATTAGTTTTGCCTCAAAGTCCTCCAATGCTGGACAGGTTACATCAAAGATGCATGTAATTGAGCTTGGTGCCCAGCCAGGTACATTGCTTCTTCACCGGATTCCATTTAGAATATTTGAGAATATATTAGTGCACATCGCACAGATCCAACGTTTACTGTGAATTGACATCAGGAAAACCATCATATACTAAGAAGCAAGCAGATTTATTCTTTCCTCCGGATTTTGCTGATGACTTTCCAGTATCAATGCAGGTCGTACTTTTGGCTGTTATTACTTTGATTTCGACCATATGTTTTACCTATCAATCAAACtacattctttttttctcttctcaaTTTCAGATATCGGAAAAGTATGGGTTGATATATGTTATCACAAAGCTTGGACTTTTATTTGTATATGACCTAGAGACAGCAACTGCAGTTTATAGAAATCGAATCAGTCCAGATCCTATATTTTTGACAGCTGAAGCTTCAACTGTTGGGGGTTTTTATGCAGTCAATAGGCGAGGCCAGGTCTTACTTGCCACTGTAAATGAACAAACAATTGTACCTTTTGTTAGTGGTCAGGTATGCTTTTGAGTCGTTTTGTGCATTTGACTACTGGAGAAAGAAAGTGTTAGGTCTTTAATTTATTGTTTGGGGATTTTGCAGTTGAACAATTTGGGGCTTGCAGTGAGTCTTGCGAAAAGAGGAAACCTTCCTGGTGCCGAGGACCTGGTAACGATTGCAGTTGGTTTTTGTAATAACTTTCTGACAATTGGCACGTTTATCTTAGTTGTTGTCACTACTTCTGGTGTCGAAGAAGGAAATCAGTAACGATAGTGTGGGTTTTTGTGGTGCGTGTCTTTCCCCCATATGTGTGGAAATCAGTATGTAGTGATATGTAGAAATCAGATCCCTATATTCCCTCTGGAAACAACCTTTTCCTGGGAAGTTCTATGGTGCATTTAGTAATTTAAGTCTTTGTGGGTGTTCAAAATGTATGAGAATATGAATACATAATTGTTTTCTGTTTGCACTTTGGTGATATCTTGAAACTACAATATATGGTTGTTGTGCTCAGGTTGTCCAGCGGTTCCAAGAACTGTTTTCTCAGACTAAGTATAAGGAGGCTGCAGAGCTTGCCGCGGAATCTCCAATGGGAATACTCCGTACTCCTGATACTGTTGCTAAATTTCAGGTATAGCATTCTGATATTTGTCAGCTT contains the following coding sequences:
- the LOC137743270 gene encoding mitogen-activated protein kinase kinase kinase 18-like; translated protein: MGKMNSNSQHSHDTVSWVRGKCIGRGSFGTVSIGVSKPDGRVFAVKSVDQAACLPGQLEALENEIRILRSLSSPNVVSYLCDDVSCEPGSGSATSFRNLHLEYLPGGTAVDAEVDETTLRSRVWCVVAALRDVHSKGIVHCDVKGKNVLVGPAINQAKLADFGSAIILSEDTCTARITRRGSPLWMAPEVINGKYQGPESDVWSLGCTVIEMVTGKPAWEDRGLETLARIGVSDGLPRFPSRLSETGRDFLDKCLRRDPKERWSCDQLLQHPFLASLSPNAVAADSSPRCVLDWPNSEFGDQNEDVEDDEDDEEYEVSAMNRIGKLATMGGANWESDGWTVVRNYSGGGSSCEEEGTSGGENSDCGGVELEIESFSGGGSVERGVNYCGWCAVDASGSKMEYMAVERVEIRARDCQSLSNLCRSRLLLFLYYLGIFLNKLRILFICYILYISLSWHGACC